From the Chryseobacterium fluminis genome, the window TTCTGCTACAAGCCGATGCGATACTAAGAATTGCTGAAGAGGTCAACGGAATTTCCTGGAAGATGCTTAACCGCGAGTTGAAGGATCTGGAAATAAATGAATTAATCGATCGCCATGTGCTCACTAGAGCACCTGTCGCTGTTGAATACCGGATCACAGACTATGGATAATCTCTTAGTCAACTGACCAATAATAGCAGATTGGGGGTCGATCCATGGACAACGCGTCATTGCTTGAATGTCAAAGATCCGCTCAATCTTAATGGTCAAAGTTCTTGGATTAGACAAAAGGTTAGATTGATACGTTCTTTTACTGGTATAGTAGAGTTGACAATCCTATCTACGCAATGTTTTTGCAGATCTCCTTCCATAATGAGCAAGGAACTGTTGGGAAGTGGCAGCATGTATTTGCTTTTATGATGGTCTTTCTGACTAACGTCAAAGTTTCTTGTATGTCCAAACTTGATGAATGAGTTGACCATACGTTCCATATCTGCTATCCTTATCCCTGTGCCAAGCCACAGAATCATTATTATCACAATAGACATTTAATAGAACACATTTGAATCCATAACCTAATTTAGAAATATGATAAAGACATTAACTTATACTTCTAACAAACAGGCTCCCAGAAATAAAATATTTCTGCCTCATCATCTTATTTCATTTTTGGAACAAGGGGAAAAAGTAGTGTATTATGCAAATGAGGCAACAACTATCATTGACGATCAACTTGTCATACTGTCATCAGGAAACTGTATCATGACAGAAAAAATCCCTGTAAAAAACAGCTACGTGAGCACGATGCTATTATTTGATAATACAGCATTTTCAAATTTTTTAGTAAAATATGCTTCTTTACTTGACAAGATTCCAAAATCTCAAACTGTTAAGGAAAAAAAACCGTTTGTCGTATTCGAAAAAGACGACTTTATCAGGAACTATATTACGTCACTCAAACTTGTCCAAACAAAACCCGATTCTTTTTCCGACAAATTGTTAGAATTGAAATTTGAAGAATTAATGCTTCACCTGCTTGAAAAATACCCGCATGAAATTCTTTGTTTTAACACTGAGATGAAAGAAAATTATGCTGATTTTGAAATAAGGAAAACCGTGGAACTTAATATCAGCAACAATCTTACAGTAGAGGAATTATCATTTCTGTGCCACATGAGCGTTTCAACTTTCAACCGTAAATTTATAAAACTCTACAGCGAAACACCAAGTAAATACCTACTGCAGCAAAAAATGAAATTAGCAAAATTTTTGTTGCAGCAAAATGAAAATCCAAGCGAAGTGTTTTTCAAAGTAGGTTACGAAAACCACTCCAGCTTCTCAAAATCCTTCAAGCAGGCCTTTGGCATTTGCCCTAAAGAATTTCAACACCAAAAGTTGACCGAATCCCGACAGCATTTGACCGATCAACCATAATTAAACACGATACTGCCAAGCTAACTTTGTGTCAAAATTAAACGTAAGGATAATGACAAAAAAGTATTTTACAGAATTAGCCAAATACAATAACTGGACAGACCGCATCATTATTGAATGGCTTAGGCAAATCACCGAATCACAATGGGAACAAACGATTCCAAGTAGTTTCAGCAGTATTGAAAAAACGACCGTCCATATGGTAAGTGCCAAAAAAATATGGATTGACTTCTGGAGAAAAGACCCAAATCCTATTTACCTGTCGGGCAATTTTAATGGTACAAAAGACGAACTGATCGATATCTGGGAAAATGCATCCGCAGAACTTTTAAAGTTCATAGAAAACTATTCCGAGGAATATTACCATCAACCTGTGACTT encodes:
- a CDS encoding winged helix-turn-helix transcriptional regulator translates to MLLLQADAILRIAEEVNGISWKMLNRELKDLEINELIDRHVLTRAPVAVEYRITDYG
- a CDS encoding helix-turn-helix domain-containing protein, whose amino-acid sequence is MIKTLTYTSNKQAPRNKIFLPHHLISFLEQGEKVVYYANEATTIIDDQLVILSSGNCIMTEKIPVKNSYVSTMLLFDNTAFSNFLVKYASLLDKIPKSQTVKEKKPFVVFEKDDFIRNYITSLKLVQTKPDSFSDKLLELKFEELMLHLLEKYPHEILCFNTEMKENYADFEIRKTVELNISNNLTVEELSFLCHMSVSTFNRKFIKLYSETPSKYLLQQKMKLAKFLLQQNENPSEVFFKVGYENHSSFSKSFKQAFGICPKEFQHQKLTESRQHLTDQP
- a CDS encoding DinB family protein, with protein sequence MTKKYFTELAKYNNWTDRIIIEWLRQITESQWEQTIPSSFSSIEKTTVHMVSAKKIWIDFWRKDPNPIYLSGNFNGTKDELIDIWENASAELLKFIENYSEEYYHQPVTFIYPSGIKGEMMFWQTFPTLSIMQPIIAGNL